A section of the Veillonella criceti genome encodes:
- a CDS encoding sensor histidine kinase: protein MTDILLFEMIKRISTAIVLGLVISRLKLFDRLMANRLSWLDRIIFILIFSSIAILGTYGGIPINDALANSRMIGIMAAGLVGGPFLGSAVGLVSGLHRYSLGGFTALACAISSITEGLLAGLFQKFYKRPLIPWPIALGIGFFGEILQMLIILLVAEPYHMAAALVGEIAVPMTIANSLGLALFMKIIKDGLHQRETQKANQSQNILAIARETVRYFRKGLNPESANAVVQIIKKHSSYDAVSITDTTHVLAYIGAEANHHAPGVADHLTNVTIHSLTSGKIHIAYSHDEIGCTDPHCTLNSAIVVPLTINSRIIGSLKMYYTTATHSPDSSDVAFAQGLADLFSTQLELTEIDQQRQLTEAAKMQALHTQINPHFLFNTLNTISSLIRTNPELARRLLIKFSQMFRFTLQYTGRVISIAKEWDQVSGFLEISLARHGDKLFVTHNIDPAIFNYGIPSLTLQPIIENSIKHGLQPREVGGSIAIEGTMTDTDILITVTDDGVGFQNDPSYYLEHPPEGHIGVSNVHHRLQGLYGTPYGLTISSVPEEGTTVTIRIPKIQPEPEKETL, encoded by the coding sequence ATGACTGACATTTTATTATTTGAAATGATAAAACGAATCAGTACTGCCATTGTACTGGGTCTTGTCATTTCACGCTTAAAACTCTTTGATAGACTCATGGCCAATCGTTTGTCTTGGCTTGATCGCATTATTTTTATTCTTATTTTCTCTAGTATTGCGATTCTAGGCACTTATGGTGGCATACCAATTAATGATGCGCTCGCCAACTCGCGCATGATTGGCATTATGGCAGCCGGTCTTGTGGGTGGCCCCTTTTTAGGTAGTGCCGTTGGTCTCGTTTCAGGGCTCCACCGTTATTCCCTCGGCGGTTTCACAGCCCTCGCCTGTGCTATTTCGTCCATTACCGAAGGCCTTTTAGCTGGCCTTTTTCAGAAATTCTACAAACGTCCACTCATTCCTTGGCCCATAGCATTAGGCATTGGTTTCTTTGGTGAAATTTTGCAAATGCTCATCATCTTATTAGTCGCGGAACCGTATCATATGGCGGCCGCTCTCGTTGGTGAGATTGCCGTACCTATGACCATAGCCAATTCACTAGGACTGGCCCTTTTCATGAAAATCATCAAAGACGGCTTGCATCAACGGGAAACGCAAAAAGCCAATCAAAGCCAGAATATTTTAGCCATTGCCCGTGAAACGGTCCGTTATTTCCGTAAGGGCTTGAATCCTGAGTCAGCTAACGCAGTGGTTCAAATTATCAAAAAGCACAGTTCCTACGATGCCGTCTCGATTACAGACACAACGCATGTCTTAGCTTATATCGGAGCCGAAGCGAATCATCATGCCCCAGGCGTGGCCGACCATTTAACAAATGTAACCATTCATTCCCTAACATCGGGCAAAATTCATATTGCGTATTCTCACGATGAAATTGGCTGTACCGATCCTCACTGCACCCTGAATAGTGCCATCGTAGTACCGTTAACTATCAATAGCCGAATTATTGGTTCTCTTAAAATGTACTATACCACGGCCACCCATTCCCCCGACTCCTCAGATGTGGCCTTTGCACAGGGGTTAGCTGATTTATTTTCTACTCAGCTCGAGTTAACTGAAATTGACCAGCAACGCCAATTAACTGAAGCCGCTAAAATGCAAGCTTTACATACACAAATTAATCCGCATTTCTTATTTAATACGCTAAATACGATTTCCTCTTTAATTCGCACGAATCCAGAATTGGCGCGACGCTTACTGATTAAATTTTCACAGATGTTTCGTTTCACCTTGCAATATACGGGCCGTGTCATTTCTATCGCTAAAGAATGGGATCAAGTCAGTGGTTTCCTCGAAATTTCCCTAGCCCGCCATGGTGATAAGCTCTTTGTGACACACAATATTGATCCAGCTATTTTTAACTATGGCATTCCGTCGCTCACATTGCAACCGATTATTGAAAACTCCATTAAACACGGCTTGCAACCTCGTGAGGTCGGTGGTTCTATCGCCATCGAGGGTACGATGACTGACACAGATATTCTAATTACGGTAACTGACGATGGCGTAGGTTTTCAAAATGACCCCTCCTATTATTTAGAGCACCCTCCCGAAGGACACATTGGCGTAAGCAATGTCCATCACCGCCTACAAGGTCTCTATGGTACGCCTTATGGCCTCACGATTTCATCCGTGCCCGAAGAAGGTACGACTGTAACCATCCGCATTCCTAAAATTCAACCTGAACCTGAAAAGGAGACTCTATGA